A genomic segment from Arcobacter sp. CECT 8986 encodes:
- a CDS encoding RNA recognition motif domain-containing protein — translation MQIYVGNMSYGTTEESLRALFAQYGEVTSVKIITDRETGRAKGFGFIGIEDNAAGQNAIDELNGKEFEGRTLKINEAKPREERPKRNFNNRY, via the coding sequence ATGCAAATTTACGTTGGGAATATGTCTTATGGGACTACTGAAGAGAGTTTAAGAGCTTTATTTGCTCAGTATGGAGAAGTTACTTCTGTAAAAATCATCACAGATAGAGAAACTGGAAGAGCTAAAGGTTTCGGTTTTATTGGAATTGAAGACAATGCAGCTGGACAAAATGCTATTGATGAATTAAACGGAAAAGAATTTGAAGGAAGAACTCTTAAAATAAATGAGGCTAAACCAAGAGAAGAAAGACCAAAAAGAAACTTTAATAACAGATACTAA
- a CDS encoding exodeoxyribonuclease III, with translation MKKYRFISWNVNGIRAVEKKDALKWIDEESVDILGLQEIKAEENQIPKTIFDKEFKFKHINPCSIKGRSGTALYSDIEPFFSDNTLDVDILKEGRINEAHFNFEDKKVAYFNVYFPNGQSKEERLVYKMEFYDRFLEHCENLRKDGFSIIICGDVNTAHTEIDIARPKANENTSGFLPMERDWITNFLAHGYIDTFRYMNKDVKDKYSWWSYRANARANNVGWRIDYFYVSEDLKDNIKEAYILDEYMGSDHCPIALEIEL, from the coding sequence ATGAAAAAATATAGATTTATATCGTGGAATGTAAATGGAATAAGAGCAGTTGAAAAAAAAGATGCATTAAAATGGATTGATGAAGAGAGCGTTGATATTCTAGGATTACAAGAGATAAAAGCAGAAGAAAATCAAATTCCAAAAACAATTTTTGATAAAGAATTTAAATTTAAACATATTAATCCTTGTAGTATAAAAGGTCGTTCTGGAACTGCTTTATATAGTGATATTGAGCCATTTTTTAGTGATAATACATTAGATGTAGATATTCTAAAAGAAGGTAGAATAAATGAAGCACACTTTAATTTTGAAGATAAAAAAGTAGCTTATTTTAATGTATATTTTCCAAATGGACAAAGTAAAGAAGAGAGACTTGTATATAAAATGGAATTTTACGATAGATTTTTAGAACATTGTGAAAATCTAAGAAAAGATGGTTTTTCAATAATTATTTGTGGAGATGTAAATACTGCACATACTGAAATTGATATTGCAAGACCAAAAGCAAATGAAAACACATCAGGTTTCCTTCCTATGGAAAGAGATTGGATTACAAACTTTTTAGCACATGGATATATTGATACATTTAGATATATGAATAAAGATGTAAAAGATAAATATAGCTGGTGGAGTTATAGAGCAAATGCTAGAGCAAACAATGTAGGCTGGAGAATTGATTATTTTTATGTAAGTGAAGACTTAAAAGATAATATCAAAGAAGCTTATATTCTAGATGAATATATGGGAAGTGACCACTGCCCAATAGCTCTTGAAATAGAGTTATAA
- a CDS encoding CBU_0592 family membrane protein, translating into MDIFQWIGFLGMAFVVSAYFLLQINRCTIHSILYQLLNLTGAILLLISLCVHFNLGSFVIEIFWIIITVYGIFNNLKRKKNEKISTFNA; encoded by the coding sequence ATGGATATTTTTCAATGGATTGGTTTTCTTGGAATGGCTTTTGTAGTAAGTGCATATTTTCTTTTACAAATAAATAGATGCACAATTCACTCTATTTTATATCAACTACTAAACCTAACAGGAGCAATACTATTACTAATCTCTTTATGTGTACATTTTAATCTGGGCTCATTTGTAATTGAGATTTTTTGGATTATTATCACAGTTTATGGGATATTTAATAACTTAAAAAGGAAAAAAAATGAAAAGATTTCTACTTTTAATGCTTAG
- a CDS encoding sulfite exporter TauE/SafE family protein, which produces MYTELLLGLITFFTSTIAGVVGLGGGMILIAILPSFLPVNALIPVHGLTQMSSNFSRAVFGYKDVQFEVIPKFILGSLVGIALISSIIYYISLEYVPLFIGVYILLSLWSKKFNEKIKRFESYFLIGFFQTGLSLVVGATGPLTMTLLYKDFDDKNKVVATAAALMGITHIFKVFVFIFFGFAFFDYIGILICMIIGAVLGSYAGTKLRDKIDGKKFRNILKVLLSLLAIKVIVSVFL; this is translated from the coding sequence ATGTATACAGAATTATTACTTGGACTTATAACCTTTTTTACTTCAACAATAGCTGGAGTTGTTGGACTTGGTGGCGGAATGATACTTATTGCTATTTTGCCATCTTTTTTACCAGTTAATGCACTAATTCCTGTGCATGGTCTAACTCAAATGTCAAGTAACTTTAGTAGGGCAGTTTTTGGATATAAAGATGTTCAATTTGAAGTTATTCCTAAATTTATTTTAGGCTCTTTAGTTGGTATTGCTTTAATCTCTTCTATTATTTACTATATCTCGTTAGAGTATGTTCCTTTATTTATTGGAGTTTATATTCTTCTTTCTTTATGGTCAAAAAAATTCAATGAAAAGATAAAAAGATTTGAAAGCTATTTTTTAATAGGCTTTTTTCAAACGGGTCTTTCATTAGTTGTTGGTGCTACTGGTCCTTTAACTATGACTTTATTATATAAAGATTTTGATGATAAAAATAAAGTAGTTGCAACTGCTGCTGCACTTATGGGTATAACTCATATCTTTAAAGTTTTTGTTTTTATATTTTTTGGATTTGCATTTTTTGATTATATAGGTATTCTTATATGTATGATTATTGGTGCAGTTTTAGGAAGTTATGCCGGAACTAAACTAAGAGATAAAATTGATGGTAAAAAATTTAGAAACATACTAAAAGTATTATTATCTCTACTTGCAATCAAAGTAATAGTAAGCGTATTTTTATAA
- a CDS encoding ethanolamine ammonia-lyase subunit EutB yields the protein MTSPYRYTLGNRTYNFKNLAELMAKATPKRSGDALAQVAASSSQERVVAQMKLAETPLKNFLNEALIPYETDEITRLILDEHNKEAFSLISHMTVGDFRNWLLSDETTTEVIKSVQDGLTPEMVAAVSKIMRNQELILVAKKAKVVKSFRNTIGLDGRLSTRLQPNHPTDDVVGIAASILDGLLYANGDAVIGINPATDNIAQATKLLKLMDEVIQKYEIPTQSCVLTHVTNTIEAIENKAPVDLVFQSIGGTEATNSSFGFNLNTLKEAQDAALSLKRGTVGNSVMYFETGQGSSLSANAHHNVDQQTCEARAYAVAKKFDPLLVNTVVGFIGPEYLYDGKEITRAGLEDHFCGKLLGVPMGCDICYTNHAQADQNDMDDLLTLLSVAGCNFIIGVPGADDIMLNYQSTSFHDALYARKVLGLKPAPEFEKWLEKMDIFSDMKNFILNKKMPLAFSKPLNNLLGEIA from the coding sequence ATGACAAGTCCTTATAGATATACGTTAGGAAATAGAACTTATAATTTTAAAAATTTAGCTGAACTTATGGCTAAAGCTACTCCAAAAAGATCAGGAGATGCACTTGCACAAGTTGCTGCATCATCTTCTCAAGAAAGAGTAGTTGCACAAATGAAATTGGCAGAAACACCACTAAAAAACTTTTTAAATGAAGCCTTGATACCTTATGAAACTGATGAGATTACTAGACTTATTTTAGATGAACATAACAAAGAAGCTTTTAGTTTAATTTCACATATGACAGTAGGTGATTTTAGAAATTGGCTTTTAAGTGATGAAACAACAACAGAAGTTATAAAAAGTGTACAAGATGGGCTTACTCCTGAAATGGTAGCAGCAGTAAGTAAAATAATGAGAAATCAAGAACTTATTTTAGTTGCAAAAAAAGCTAAAGTTGTTAAATCATTTAGAAATACTATTGGATTAGATGGAAGACTTTCAACAAGATTACAACCAAATCATCCAACAGATGATGTTGTAGGAATTGCAGCTAGTATTTTAGATGGATTATTATATGCAAATGGTGATGCAGTTATTGGAATAAATCCAGCAACTGATAATATCGCTCAAGCAACAAAACTTCTAAAACTTATGGATGAAGTTATTCAAAAGTATGAAATCCCTACTCAATCTTGTGTTTTAACTCATGTGACAAATACAATAGAAGCAATAGAAAATAAAGCTCCAGTTGATTTAGTATTTCAATCTATTGGTGGAACAGAGGCTACAAACTCAAGTTTTGGATTTAATCTAAATACATTAAAAGAAGCACAGGATGCAGCACTATCTTTAAAAAGAGGTACAGTTGGAAATAGTGTGATGTATTTTGAAACAGGACAAGGAAGTTCTCTTTCTGCAAATGCACATCATAATGTTGACCAACAAACTTGTGAAGCAAGAGCTTATGCAGTTGCTAAAAAGTTTGACCCTTTATTGGTAAATACTGTTGTTGGATTTATAGGTCCAGAATATTTATATGATGGAAAAGAGATAACAAGAGCAGGACTTGAAGACCATTTTTGTGGAAAACTTTTAGGTGTTCCTATGGGATGTGATATTTGTTATACAAATCATGCTCAAGCAGATCAAAATGATATGGATGATTTATTAACACTTCTTTCTGTTGCTGGATGTAATTTTATTATTGGAGTTCCTGGTGCTGATGATATTATGCTTAATTATCAAAGTACATCTTTTCATGATGCATTATATGCAAGGAAAGTATTAGGTCTAAAACCAGCACCAGAGTTTGAAAAATGGTTAGAAAAAATGGATATTTTTAGTGATATGAAAAATTTTATATTAAATAAAAAAATGCCTTTAGCTTTTTCTAAACCTTTAAATAATCTATTAGGAGAGATTGCATGA
- the eutC gene encoding ethanolamine ammonia-lyase subunit EutC, giving the protein MSKTQDCVIKNRWDVLKEFTEARIGLGRVGVNLPTNELLAFQLAHAQAQDAVHLPLDVDSLSQELNSMPIDLKLLNNQVNETGLIQEGCTPILLHSKAQNRSVYLQRPDLGRRLDEHSVELLKNFKSEDTSYDLAIVIVDGLSSFAIKENAVKYIKNLTSTLANEQDSWKIAPITIVQQGRVAIGDEVGSLLNAKAVLVLIGERPGLSSPDSLGLYLTYNPKVGLTDAYRNCISNVRLDGLSYDEAVNKSMYLLKESRRLQLSGVNLKERTQDNIIENSFDEEKNFLIK; this is encoded by the coding sequence ATGAGTAAAACTCAAGATTGTGTAATAAAAAATAGATGGGATGTATTAAAAGAGTTTACAGAAGCTAGAATTGGCTTAGGTAGAGTTGGAGTAAATCTTCCAACAAACGAACTTTTGGCTTTTCAACTAGCCCATGCACAAGCACAAGATGCAGTACATTTACCTTTAGATGTTGATAGTTTAAGTCAAGAATTAAACTCGATGCCTATTGATTTGAAACTTCTAAATAATCAAGTAAATGAAACAGGATTAATTCAAGAAGGGTGTACTCCTATTTTATTACATTCAAAAGCACAAAATAGAAGTGTATATTTGCAAAGACCAGATTTAGGAAGAAGACTAGATGAACACTCAGTTGAACTTCTTAAAAACTTTAAAAGTGAAGATACTTCATATGATTTAGCAATTGTAATAGTAGATGGATTATCTTCTTTTGCAATTAAAGAAAATGCAGTTAAATATATAAAAAATCTAACTTCTACTTTAGCAAATGAACAAGATAGTTGGAAAATTGCTCCAATTACTATTGTTCAGCAAGGAAGAGTAGCAATTGGTGATGAAGTAGGAAGTTTATTAAATGCAAAAGCTGTCTTAGTACTTATTGGAGAAAGACCAGGCCTTAGCTCACCTGATAGTTTAGGTTTATATTTAACTTATAATCCAAAAGTTGGACTTACAGATGCATATAGAAACTGCATCTCAAATGTTAGACTTGATGGTTTATCTTATGATGAAGCAGTTAATAAATCTATGTATTTATTAAAAGAATCAAGAAGACTTCAATTAAGTGGAGTAAATTTAAAAGAAAGGACGCAAGACAATATTATAGAAAATAGCTTTGATGAAGAGAAGAATTTTTTAATTAAATAA
- the eat gene encoding ethanolamine permease encodes MKTLDKDYLAKRQLKRGTAGWLLLTGLGISYVISGDFAGWNFGIAEAGWGGFAIAAALMALMYFCLVLSLAEMSAAIPAAGGGYSFARQVMGPAGGYLTGLAILIEYALAPAAIVIFIGSAVEALLGINGPLVYAIFYAVFIAIHLLGVGEALKSMLIISGFAVFAIIATSFALLGDFNVANLFDIKASADAVGANSFMPFGWYGIWAALPFAMWLFLAVEGVPLAAEEAKNPAKDVPKGIIAAMVFLFFTAVLVLFLLAGSSSASMIGKSAVPLVDALNATGSTTLATVVNVLGLAGLIASFFSIIFGYSRLIFALSRAGYLPKFLSLTSKRKTPTWALIVPGVLGFLASLSGEGDLMLAMAVVGATISYALMSLSHILLRVKRKDLNRPYKTPGGVVTSSISLILSLVALTGVYAFDPRAFNYTLIIYAIGALYYFFYSKNSLVAKTAEEEFAMLEQAESELEAA; translated from the coding sequence ATGAAAACGTTAGATAAAGATTATTTAGCAAAAAGACAATTAAAAAGAGGAACAGCAGGTTGGCTGTTATTAACAGGGTTAGGAATTTCATATGTTATTTCTGGTGATTTTGCCGGATGGAACTTTGGTATCGCTGAAGCAGGTTGGGGTGGTTTTGCAATTGCTGCTGCACTTATGGCTTTAATGTACTTTTGTTTAGTTTTATCATTAGCAGAAATGTCAGCTGCAATTCCAGCAGCAGGTGGTGGTTATAGTTTTGCAAGACAAGTTATGGGTCCAGCAGGTGGGTATTTAACTGGTCTTGCAATCTTAATTGAGTATGCATTAGCACCCGCTGCAATTGTTATTTTTATTGGTTCTGCTGTTGAAGCGTTACTTGGAATAAATGGTCCTTTAGTTTATGCAATTTTTTATGCTGTATTTATTGCTATACATTTATTAGGTGTTGGTGAAGCATTGAAAAGTATGTTGATTATTAGTGGTTTTGCAGTATTTGCAATTATTGCTACTTCATTTGCATTACTTGGTGATTTTAATGTTGCTAATTTATTTGATATAAAAGCAAGTGCAGATGCAGTTGGTGCAAATTCATTTATGCCATTTGGATGGTATGGTATTTGGGCAGCATTACCTTTTGCAATGTGGTTATTTTTAGCAGTTGAAGGTGTTCCTTTAGCAGCAGAAGAAGCAAAAAATCCAGCAAAAGATGTACCAAAAGGTATTATTGCAGCGATGGTATTTTTATTTTTCACTGCTGTATTAGTTCTATTTTTATTAGCTGGTTCTTCAAGTGCAAGTATGATTGGAAAAAGTGCAGTACCTTTAGTTGATGCATTAAATGCAACTGGAAGTACAACTTTAGCAACTGTTGTAAATGTTTTAGGATTAGCAGGTTTAATTGCATCATTTTTCTCTATTATCTTTGGATATAGTAGATTGATATTTGCTCTATCAAGAGCTGGGTATTTACCAAAATTTTTATCTTTAACAAGTAAAAGAAAAACTCCAACTTGGGCTTTAATTGTTCCTGGTGTATTAGGATTTTTAGCATCATTAAGTGGTGAGGGTGATTTAATGTTAGCAATGGCAGTTGTAGGTGCAACTATTTCATATGCTTTAATGTCTTTAAGTCATATTCTATTAAGAGTAAAAAGAAAAGATTTAAATAGACCATATAAAACTCCAGGAGGAGTAGTTACTTCTTCTATTTCATTAATTTTAAGTTTAGTTGCATTAACTGGTGTTTATGCATTTGACCCAAGAGCATTTAACTATACATTAATTATCTATGCAATAGGGGCATTATATTACTTCTTTTATAGTAAAAATTCACTTGTTGCGAAAACAGCAGAAGAAGAGTTTGCTATGCTAGAACAAGCAGAGAGTGAACTTGAAGCTGCATAA
- a CDS encoding alanine/glycine:cation symporter family protein: MLSEINDFLNNLIWGNILIYLLPLLGIFFTVSSRFVQFRYFFKMFNILRDTVHDKEGHISSFQALMLSVAGRVGGGNIAGVAVAITLGGPGAVFWMWIIGLIGMSTSFFECSLAQLYKEKDGIDSNVYRGGPAYYVTKALGQRWLGIIISILLMITFGFAFNATQSFIITTSFESSFSIPTWVTGIALTLVFGFAVFGGIKRITKISEVIVPIMALGYLLIAVVVIGLNVSEIPSLISLIVKEAFTPSSAIAGGLGAVILQGAKRGMFSNEAGLGSAPNVAAVAYVAHPVQQGIVQSFSVFIDTIILCSCTAFIILLSGVYTPGISGVDGVLLTQNSLIEHIGPLGGYFVTIALFLFGFSSILYNYYLAENSLNFFSRGNKLYFTLFRVFVAGLIIWGSLQDLGSIFSFADLSMGLLAVINMIAIALLYKPALRLIKGYDRQIKEGKTPVLRYNDYQEFKIDKNTWKEIVDNINDKKNEK; encoded by the coding sequence ATGCTTTCAGAAATCAATGATTTTTTGAATAACTTAATCTGGGGTAATATCTTAATCTATTTACTTCCACTATTAGGTATATTTTTTACAGTAAGTTCGAGATTTGTACAATTTAGATATTTTTTTAAAATGTTTAATATTTTAAGAGATACAGTTCATGATAAAGAGGGACATATTAGTTCTTTTCAAGCACTAATGCTAAGTGTTGCTGGACGTGTTGGTGGTGGTAACATCGCAGGTGTTGCCGTTGCAATTACTTTAGGTGGTCCAGGTGCAGTTTTCTGGATGTGGATAATTGGTCTAATTGGAATGAGTACTAGTTTTTTTGAGTGTTCTTTAGCTCAACTTTATAAAGAAAAAGATGGTATTGATTCTAATGTATATAGAGGTGGACCAGCATATTATGTAACAAAAGCATTGGGACAAAGATGGTTAGGTATTATTATTTCTATATTACTTATGATTACTTTTGGTTTTGCTTTTAATGCAACACAATCTTTTATTATTACTACCTCTTTTGAATCTTCATTTTCTATTCCTACTTGGGTAACTGGTATTGCCTTAACTTTAGTTTTTGGTTTTGCAGTTTTTGGAGGAATTAAAAGAATTACAAAAATTTCTGAAGTTATTGTTCCTATTATGGCATTAGGATATTTATTAATTGCAGTAGTTGTTATTGGACTTAATGTATCAGAAATTCCATCTTTAATCTCTTTAATTGTTAAAGAAGCATTTACACCAAGTTCAGCAATTGCTGGTGGTTTAGGTGCAGTTATTTTACAAGGTGCAAAAAGAGGAATGTTCTCAAATGAAGCAGGTCTTGGTTCAGCACCAAATGTTGCAGCAGTAGCTTATGTTGCACACCCAGTACAACAAGGTATTGTTCAATCTTTTTCTGTATTTATTGATACAATTATTCTTTGTTCTTGTACAGCATTTATTATTCTTCTATCTGGTGTTTATACTCCTGGTATTTCTGGAGTTGATGGAGTTTTATTAACTCAAAACTCTTTAATTGAACATATTGGACCATTAGGTGGATATTTTGTAACTATTGCACTATTTTTATTTGGTTTTTCTTCAATTTTATATAACTATTATTTAGCAGAAAATTCACTAAACTTTTTCTCAAGAGGTAACAAATTATACTTTACACTATTTAGAGTATTTGTTGCAGGACTTATTATTTGGGGTTCTTTACAAGATTTAGGTTCTATTTTCTCATTTGCTGATTTATCTATGGGATTATTAGCAGTTATTAATATGATAGCAATTGCACTATTATATAAACCTGCTCTAAGACTTATCAAAGGTTATGACAGACAAATAAAAGAGGGTAAAACTCCAGTATTAAGATATAACGATTATCAAGAGTTTAAAATTGATAAAAATACTTGGAAAGAGATAGTTGATAATATCAACGATAAAAAAAATGAAAAGTAA
- a CDS encoding sensor histidine kinase translates to MFTKEGIPFFTIIMPFLFVIFISFFATSYYLKLSEENFYEDMKEYRTVYINQNKTTDEVKRLVQNLDKKHKQRQQKFKDFMKILTLIVVVTMAIFSFIMVSIINDVVIKYKRQVLNKEKKLEKLNSTLSEKVKAGIQEAKRKDKTILEQSRLARMGTMLSMIAHQWRQPLTQLSVVLMELEVATRLKKVNDKHILDSVEKSDKMIEFMSNTIDDFRNFYKPNKKKEHFFVMDACNKAINLINATLDHGAITLNIENKNDKLIYGYASEYSQVILNLLANASDILVEREIKNPKIDIIIEYENNYSIVTIKDNAGGIKEENMDLVFDPYYTTKDSTKGTGLGLYISKLIIEKNMRGHLVVSNSSEGAVFKISIMDEKNG, encoded by the coding sequence ATGTTTACTAAAGAAGGAATACCTTTTTTTACGATTATTATGCCTTTTTTATTTGTTATTTTTATATCTTTTTTTGCAACTTCGTACTATTTAAAACTCTCAGAAGAGAACTTTTATGAAGATATGAAAGAGTATAGAACTGTATATATTAATCAAAATAAAACAACTGATGAGGTTAAAAGATTAGTACAAAACTTAGATAAAAAGCATAAACAAAGACAGCAAAAATTCAAAGATTTTATGAAAATTTTGACATTAATAGTTGTAGTAACAATGGCTATTTTCTCATTTATTATGGTATCTATTATAAATGATGTTGTCATAAAATATAAAAGACAAGTTTTAAATAAAGAGAAAAAACTAGAAAAACTAAACTCAACACTATCTGAAAAAGTAAAAGCGGGTATTCAAGAAGCAAAAAGAAAAGATAAAACAATTTTAGAACAATCAAGACTTGCAAGAATGGGAACTATGCTTAGTATGATTGCTCACCAATGGCGACAACCTTTGACTCAATTATCAGTTGTTTTAATGGAGTTAGAAGTTGCTACAAGATTAAAAAAAGTAAATGACAAACACATTTTAGACTCTGTTGAAAAAAGTGATAAGATGATAGAATTTATGTCAAATACAATAGATGATTTTAGAAACTTTTATAAACCAAATAAGAAAAAAGAGCATTTTTTTGTTATGGATGCTTGTAATAAAGCTATAAATTTAATAAATGCAACACTAGACCATGGCGCAATTACTTTAAATATAGAAAATAAAAATGATAAATTAATATATGGTTATGCAAGTGAATATTCTCAAGTGATTTTAAATCTTTTGGCAAATGCAAGTGATATTTTAGTTGAAAGAGAGATAAAAAATCCAAAAATAGATATAATAATCGAGTATGAAAATAATTATAGTATCGTAACTATAAAAGATAATGCTGGTGGAATAAAAGAAGAGAATATGGATTTAGTTTTTGACCCATATTATACAACAAAAGATTCAACTAAAGGAACAGGTTTAGGATTGTATATCTCTAAACTTATTATTGAAAAAAATATGAGAGGACATTTAGTAGTCTCAAATAGTAGTGAAGGTGCTGTTTTTAAAATTTCAATAATGGATGAAAAAAATGGATGA
- a CDS encoding response regulator transcription factor, which yields MDDRLLKELKHIPILCVEDEDGIRQSIVQTLQYYFDEVYEAQDGNEAFELYEYYKPKIVLTDIQMKNCDGVELVKRIRQLDKDVTIFVLTAYSNEEYLLDLINLNINHYILKPLNLKKLNEALLKYLDKDLKPIELCEGLVLDIEKREVIYNNDEIISLRKREKDFLQLLVKRKNSIVTYEQIEQELWLEKEMTTHALKSFIKDLRSKLPINIIKNVPQEGYTLAKECQ from the coding sequence ATGGATGATAGATTATTAAAAGAGTTAAAACATATACCAATTTTATGTGTTGAAGATGAAGATGGAATTAGACAAAGTATAGTTCAAACACTTCAATACTACTTTGATGAAGTTTATGAAGCCCAAGATGGGAATGAGGCTTTTGAGTTATACGAATATTATAAACCTAAAATAGTTTTGACAGATATACAGATGAAAAACTGTGATGGAGTTGAGTTAGTAAAAAGAATAAGACAACTTGATAAGGATGTAACGATATTTGTTCTTACAGCTTATTCTAATGAAGAGTATCTTTTAGATTTAATAAATTTAAACATCAATCACTATATTTTAAAACCTTTAAATTTAAAAAAATTAAATGAAGCATTATTAAAATATCTTGATAAAGATTTAAAACCTATTGAGTTATGTGAAGGTTTGGTTTTAGATATAGAAAAAAGAGAAGTTATTTATAATAACGATGAAATAATATCTTTAAGAAAAAGAGAAAAAGATTTTTTACAACTTCTAGTAAAAAGAAAAAACTCAATAGTTACATATGAACAAATAGAACAAGAACTTTGGCTAGAAAAAGAGATGACAACCCATGCTTTAAAATCTTTTATTAAAGATTTACGTTCAAAACTGCCTATAAATATTATAAAAAATGTCCCACAAGAAGGTTATACTTTAGCAAAAGAATGCCAATAA
- the aspA gene encoding aspartate ammonia-lyase, with translation MAENFRIEHDFLGEKQIDENCYYGIQTLRAKENFDITKTTLSLFPNFIKSLAKVKKACALTNFELGDLTLEQKDAIVQACNEIIDGKFHDQFIVDPIQGGAGTSTNMNANEVIANRALEILGHPRSAYDIIHPNNHINMSQSTNDVYPTAIKLTLYELIYKLKDSLRFLRDSFHDKSVEFKDVLKMGRTQLQDAVPMTLGQEFQTFAVMIDEDIFRLREAQALLKEVNLGATAIGTGINTKKEYQKKVINHLRDVTGVDYESAGDLIEATQDTGVFVHISGILKRVAIKVSKICNDLRLLSSGPRAGFNEINLPKMQPGSSIMPGKVNPVIPEVVNQVAFEVIGADSTISIACEGGQLQLNVFEPLVAYKLMNSINMMRRAFYSLGDKCVKGITANEDVCMEYILNSVTLVTCLNPILGYEKSSAIAKEALATNKRVYDLLLEKELFTKEELDELLHPKNMVNNYERKDD, from the coding sequence ATGGCAGAAAATTTTAGAATTGAACATGATTTTCTAGGTGAAAAACAAATAGATGAAAATTGTTATTATGGAATTCAAACTTTAAGAGCAAAAGAGAATTTTGATATAACAAAAACAACTCTATCTTTATTTCCTAATTTTATTAAATCACTTGCAAAAGTTAAAAAAGCTTGCGCACTTACAAACTTTGAGTTAGGTGATTTAACATTAGAGCAAAAAGATGCAATAGTTCAAGCTTGTAATGAGATTATTGATGGGAAATTTCATGACCAGTTTATTGTTGACCCTATTCAAGGTGGAGCTGGAACTTCAACAAATATGAATGCAAATGAAGTTATTGCAAATAGAGCATTAGAAATATTAGGTCATCCAAGAAGTGCTTATGATATCATTCATCCAAATAATCATATTAATATGAGTCAATCTACAAATGATGTTTATCCAACAGCAATAAAATTAACTTTATATGAATTAATCTATAAATTAAAAGACTCACTTAGATTTTTAAGAGACTCTTTTCATGATAAATCAGTAGAGTTTAAAGATGTTCTAAAAATGGGTAGAACTCAACTTCAAGATGCAGTTCCAATGACATTAGGACAAGAGTTTCAAACATTTGCAGTTATGATTGATGAAGATATTTTTAGATTAAGAGAAGCACAAGCACTTTTAAAAGAAGTAAACTTAGGTGCAACTGCAATTGGAACAGGAATAAATACAAAAAAAGAGTATCAAAAGAAAGTTATTAATCATCTAAGAGATGTAACTGGAGTTGATTATGAAAGTGCTGGAGATTTAATAGAAGCAACACAAGACACGGGAGTTTTTGTGCATATTTCTGGTATACTTAAAAGAGTTGCAATTAAAGTTTCAAAAATTTGTAATGACTTAAGATTATTAAGTTCAGGTCCTAGAGCTGGATTTAACGAAATCAATCTACCTAAAATGCAACCAGGAAGTTCAATCATGCCAGGAAAAGTAAATCCTGTAATTCCTGAAGTAGTAAATCAAGTAGCTTTTGAGGTAATTGGAGCAGATTCAACTATATCAATTGCTTGTGAGGGTGGACAACTTCAACTTAATGTTTTTGAGCCATTAGTAGCATATAAATTAATGAATTCAATAAATATGATGAGAAGAGCATTTTATTCACTTGGTGATAAATGTGTAAAAGGTATTACTGCAAATGAAGATGTTTGTATGGAATATATCTTAAACTCTGTAACACTTGTAACTTGCTTGAATCCTATTTTAGGTTATGAAAAAAGTTCAGCAATTGCAAAAGAAGCATTAGCAACAAATAAAAGAGTATATGATCTTCTTTTAGAAAAAGAACTATTTACAAAAGAAGAGTTAGATGAATTACTGCATCCAAAAAATATGGTAAATAATTATGAAAGAAAGGACGATTAA